Within Candidatus Methylomirabilota bacterium, the genomic segment GCGGGGCCTCGTGCTCGTCACGGGGGCCACCGGCCAGGGCAAGTCCACCACCCTCGCCTCCCTGCTGGACCGGATGAACCAGGAGCGGCAGCTCCACATCGTGACGCTCGAGGATCCCGTCGAGTATCTCTTCGAGCACCGGTCCAGCATCGTCGTCCAGCGCGAGGTGGGGATAGACACCCTGTCGTTTGCCAGCGCCCTCCGGGCCGCTCTTCGCGAGGACCCCGATGTCATCCTCGTGGGCGAGATGCGCGATGTGCCCACCATCGAGGCGGCCCTGACCGCCGCCGAGACGGGGCACCTGGTTTTCGCGACCCTGCACACGAAGACCCCCGCCCAGGGCATCGATCGCATCATCGACGTCTTTCCCCCGCACCAGCAGCAGCAGGCCAGGGTCCAGCTCGCCAATGTGCTCCACGCCGTCCTCACCCAGCAGCTCATTCACCGGAGAGACGGCGAGGGTGTGGTGCTCGCCATGGAGATGCTGGTGGCCACCTCGGCCATTCGCAATCTGATTCGCGAGGGCAAGACATTCCAGATCCAGTCCATTCTCCAGACGGGGTCCGCCTCCGGCATGCTGACCATGGAGAATTCCCTCAAGGGTCTCGTGGACAAGGGCTTCATCACCATCGATGACGCCCTGGAGTACTGTTTCGACCAGAGGGAAATGGCGCGTATCGTTGGTCGGAAGTAGCCCCACCCGAGCGGGGCAGCGCCCGCCCGCCTGGGCGGTTTGCGCCGCCGCCCTCTTCATCGCCGCCCTCTCGGCCATCGCCTTCGCGCCGAGCCTCCAGGGTCAGTTCCTGAACTGGGACGACGAGCGGAACTTCCTCAAGAATCCCGACTTTCGCGGCCTCGGCTGGAACCAGATCCGCTGGATGTTCGGGGCGACCCTCATGGGCCACTACATCCCGGTGACCTGGCTGACTCTGGGCCTGAACTACGTCCTGGGCGGCATGAACCCGTGGGGCTACCACCTGGGCAATATCCTGCTCCACGCCGCGAGCGCCGTGGTGTTCTTCTTCGTGGCCCGCCGGCTCCTCGCCGCGGCGGACGGAGGCGCGATCTCCGCGGGGGCTCGCCTCTGCGCGGCGACCTTCGCGAGCCTCGTCTTCGCGGTTCACCCGCTGCGGGTGGAGTCGGTCGCCTGGATCACCGAGCGGCGCGACGTGATCAGCGGGCTGTTCTTTCTCCTCACCGTGCTGCTTTATCTGCGCGCCGCTTCGAGCGCCTCCGCGCCATCATGGCGGTGGTGGTATGGCGGCTCCGTGCTCGCGTGCGCGCTGGCCATGATGTCCAAGGCCTCGGCCATGCCCCTGCCCATCGTCCTGCTCCTCCTCGATGTCTATCCGCTGCGCCGCCTCGCGCTGGGTTGGCGGCGGCTCCTGCTCGAAAAGCTCCCGTTTGGGCTCCTGGCCGGCGCGACGGCGGTGGCGGCCCTGCTGGCTCTCCGGCAGGGCGTCACGGTGACGTCCTACTCGGAATATGGCGTGGGCGCCCGTGTGGCCATGACGGCCTATAGCTTCCTCTTCTACCCATGGAAGTGGATATGGCCCGTGGAGCTCTCCCCGCTGTACGAGTTGCCGGCGAGGGTGGATCCGCTCTCGCCCCGATTCCTTCTGCCCACGCTGGCGTGGCTGGTCGTCACGGCCGCCCTCATCGCAGCGCGTCGGCGGTGGCCCGCGGGCTTGGCGGCCTGGAGCTACTCCACGCTCATGCTCATGCCCGTGAGTGGAGCGGTCCACGCCGGGAACCAGCTGGCCCACGATCGGTACAGCTATCTGTCCGGCCTCGGGTTCGCTCTCCTCGCGGGTGGCGCGCTCTCGCTCGCCTGGCGGGCCGAGCAACGGGGAGTCTTGAGAAAGGGCATGGTGGTCGCCCTGACCGCCACCGCCGGTCTCATCGTGGTGCTCCTGGCCGCGGGAAGCTGGCGCCAGAGCCGAATCTGGCAGAGCTCCGAAGCTCTCTGGCGCTGGGCCGTGGTCTCCGATCCTTCGTGCGCCATCTGCCTGCACAATCTCGGCTCGACGCTCGTGAACAGTCCTCAGAGCGATCCGAATCGGCTGCGCGAGGCCGAAGGCCATCTCCGGGACTCGATCCGGCTGCGGCCGGAGCGCGCGGGCAGCTATCATGCCCT encodes:
- a CDS encoding type IV pilus twitching motility protein PilT translates to MVKLEEVLRTAIQRNATDIHFQVGLPPMFRISGKLVPLEGENLTAEQCEAVVFSIMSEDQKKTFAERLDCDFSYGILGLARFRINVFKQRDSVAAAFRRIPYEIPSTEQIGLPQIVVNLTKLKRGLVLVTGATGQGKSTTLASLLDRMNQERQLHIVTLEDPVEYLFEHRSSIVVQREVGIDTLSFASALRAALREDPDVILVGEMRDVPTIEAALTAAETGHLVFATLHTKTPAQGIDRIIDVFPPHQQQQARVQLANVLHAVLTQQLIHRRDGEGVVLAMEMLVATSAIRNLIREGKTFQIQSILQTGSASGMLTMENSLKGLVDKGFITIDDALEYCFDQREMARIVGRK